One genomic window of Microbacterium testaceum StLB037 includes the following:
- a CDS encoding glycosyltransferase family 2 protein codes for MNPLDILFSLSFVFLVMFLTYTTLIVVPFARRRRARGGDPRAFEWHAFIPCRDEATVIADTLRRMRERFPDVHVWIIDDASTDGTGDIVSTIAAGDPFVHAVIRRLPDARTGKGAALNAAYAQLTHWRVAQGEGGAEDDRTIVIVLDADGSLAPNALRQASGPTAFGAADVGAVQVAVRMSNRDDPAPLPGRGRLAQAWARYLVRMQDIEFRTTIAAMQVLRMRTVSVGLGGNGQFTRLSALRAASSAQGEPWGDALLEDYEVGLRIMLAGYRTVYAHDTWVSQEALPSARRLLTQRTRWCQGGLQCARYLPRIYSSRNFTNAGALEAAYFLAIPYIQLAGSVLWPSVAAAMLVSGALAPGGILGWISSSMWIVPLWVLTGILPFSLWPLVYVLREERHPLWRAAVWGLGYWLYMYQSYVCVIRAFGRMLTGRRGWTKTRRNAEAGRLLLAVES; via the coding sequence GTGAACCCGCTCGACATCCTCTTCTCGCTCTCGTTCGTCTTCCTGGTGATGTTCCTGACCTACACGACGCTCATCGTCGTCCCGTTCGCGCGCCGACGGCGTGCACGCGGTGGGGACCCCCGGGCGTTCGAGTGGCACGCCTTCATCCCCTGCCGGGACGAGGCGACCGTGATCGCGGACACGCTGAGGAGGATGCGCGAGCGGTTTCCCGACGTGCACGTGTGGATCATCGATGACGCGAGCACGGACGGCACCGGGGACATCGTCTCGACCATCGCCGCCGGCGACCCCTTCGTGCACGCCGTGATCCGCCGGCTTCCCGACGCCCGCACGGGCAAGGGGGCTGCCCTCAACGCCGCCTACGCGCAACTGACGCACTGGCGAGTCGCGCAGGGTGAGGGCGGAGCCGAGGACGATCGCACCATCGTCATCGTCCTGGACGCCGACGGATCCCTCGCCCCGAACGCGCTTCGGCAGGCATCGGGCCCCACCGCCTTCGGCGCAGCCGACGTCGGTGCCGTGCAGGTCGCCGTGCGGATGAGCAACAGAGACGACCCCGCGCCTCTCCCGGGACGGGGTCGTCTCGCCCAGGCGTGGGCGCGCTACCTCGTAAGGATGCAGGACATCGAGTTCCGCACCACGATCGCCGCGATGCAGGTCCTGCGGATGCGCACCGTCTCGGTGGGGCTCGGCGGCAACGGCCAGTTCACCCGCCTGAGCGCCCTGCGCGCAGCCTCGTCGGCGCAGGGAGAACCGTGGGGCGATGCCCTGCTCGAGGACTACGAAGTGGGGCTCCGGATCATGCTCGCGGGATATCGCACGGTGTACGCCCACGACACGTGGGTCTCGCAGGAGGCTCTCCCCTCGGCGCGTCGACTCCTCACCCAGCGCACGCGATGGTGCCAGGGCGGACTGCAGTGCGCGCGCTACCTCCCGCGGATCTACTCCTCGCGCAACTTCACCAACGCCGGTGCCCTCGAGGCGGCGTACTTCCTCGCGATCCCCTACATCCAGCTCGCCGGGTCGGTACTGTGGCCCAGCGTCGCCGCGGCGATGCTGGTCTCGGGAGCCCTCGCGCCCGGCGGCATCCTCGGCTGGATCTCCTCGTCCATGTGGATCGTTCCGCTCTGGGTGCTCACCGGCATCCTGCCGTTCTCGCTCTGGCCGCTCGTGTACGTGCTGCGCGAGGAGCGGCACCCCCTCTGGCGCGCGGCGGTGTGGGGACTGGGCTACTGGCTGTACATGTACCAGAGCTACGTCTGCGTGATCCGCGCCTTCGGCCGCATGCTGACGGGCCGGCGCGGGTGGACCAAGACCCGCCGCAACGCGGAGGCCGGACGCCTTCTGCTGGCGGTCGAGTCGTGA
- the xrtS gene encoding exosortase S, producing MSIAVAAPRTGRAHRTVLAALLLTTAALLIVAEADTRRAEAQLARAVVAALTPGRAVASGSIVYFGIGTPEVTGLSITTLCSTTVLVVPLVLVAVAVLGVTRARSPRVGLGLIVGVAIAVTSNMIRFGSAAWAYSEYGRDGFDLVHRYLGSLFVIAGFIAAILLVLRIALRESPRRAIPDATLRRRGRARAEDAPRTTRRGRSTASSTARSAAPATDPPADLAAPLRRDRHRTGTRPGRKDRR from the coding sequence GTGAGCATCGCCGTCGCCGCCCCGCGCACGGGTCGGGCTCATCGCACGGTCCTCGCCGCGCTCCTCCTCACGACCGCGGCGCTGTTGATCGTCGCGGAAGCCGACACGCGCCGCGCCGAGGCGCAGCTCGCACGCGCCGTCGTCGCCGCACTGACCCCCGGCCGCGCGGTCGCGTCGGGATCGATCGTGTACTTCGGCATCGGCACGCCCGAGGTCACCGGGCTGTCGATCACGACCCTGTGCTCGACGACGGTCCTCGTCGTCCCCCTGGTGCTGGTGGCCGTGGCCGTCCTGGGCGTGACGCGCGCCCGCTCCCCCCGGGTCGGTCTGGGTCTCATCGTCGGAGTGGCCATCGCGGTGACCAGCAACATGATCCGCTTCGGCTCCGCCGCGTGGGCGTACAGCGAGTACGGGCGCGACGGGTTCGACCTCGTGCATCGCTACCTCGGCTCGCTCTTCGTCATCGCCGGTTTCATCGCGGCGATCCTCCTCGTGTTGCGCATCGCCCTGCGCGAGTCCCCTCGCCGAGCGATTCCGGATGCCACCCTCCGGCGACGCGGTCGTGCGCGCGCCGAGGATGCCCCGCGCACGACCCGCCGCGGCAGGTCCACGGCCTCCTCGACCGCGAGGAGCGCGGCGCCCGCCACGGATCCTCCCGCCGATCTCGCGGCCCCTCTTCGCCGCGACCGCCACCGCACCGGTACCCGACCGGGCAGAAAGGACCGCCGATGA
- the wecB gene encoding non-hydrolyzing UDP-N-acetylglucosamine 2-epimerase — translation MSRPWIDVVYGTRPEAVKCAPLVAELRRRESARTTVTVTGQHRQMADEVNASFGITPDVDLDVFRRGSSLAETSSAIFAALAHRWAEAAPDAVVVQGDTASAALAAVAAYYAGARVIHLEAGLRSGDLRSPFPEEGNRRLIAPLASLHLAPTDSAAANLRAEGVAPDDIVVTGNTGIDALHWQRTHPQRFDDPAMEEVVNGWDRLVLVTVHRRESWGGPLARVVAAVAETVTARPDVVAVLPMHPNPRVRREVLAAVGDTDRVILCEPLPYAQFGRLLARAHCVVTDSGGVQEEAPALGVPALVVRDTTERGEGVEAGVARLIGTRREVVAAELATLLDDPAAHARMSRARELYGDGRAAPRAADAIESLLSVARADVLAG, via the coding sequence ATGAGCCGTCCCTGGATCGATGTCGTCTACGGAACCCGACCGGAGGCCGTGAAGTGCGCACCGCTGGTCGCCGAACTCCGGCGACGGGAGTCCGCGCGCACGACCGTGACCGTCACCGGCCAGCACCGGCAGATGGCCGATGAGGTCAACGCGTCGTTCGGGATCACGCCCGACGTGGACCTCGACGTCTTCCGGCGGGGTTCCTCTCTCGCCGAGACCTCCTCAGCGATCTTCGCCGCCCTCGCGCACCGGTGGGCCGAGGCGGCCCCGGATGCCGTCGTCGTCCAGGGTGACACCGCGAGCGCCGCGCTCGCCGCCGTCGCGGCGTACTACGCGGGAGCCCGCGTGATCCATCTCGAGGCGGGGCTGCGATCCGGCGACCTGCGTTCGCCCTTCCCCGAGGAGGGCAACCGCCGGCTGATCGCGCCCCTGGCCTCGCTGCACCTCGCGCCGACCGACAGCGCCGCCGCCAACCTCCGTGCCGAGGGGGTCGCCCCCGACGACATCGTGGTCACCGGAAACACCGGTATCGATGCCCTGCACTGGCAGAGGACCCACCCGCAGCGTTTCGACGATCCCGCGATGGAGGAGGTCGTGAACGGATGGGACAGGCTCGTGCTCGTGACTGTCCATCGACGCGAGTCGTGGGGAGGGCCGCTCGCCCGGGTCGTGGCCGCGGTGGCCGAGACGGTCACCGCCCGTCCCGACGTCGTCGCGGTCTTGCCCATGCACCCGAATCCGCGGGTACGTCGCGAGGTCCTCGCGGCCGTCGGCGACACCGATCGCGTGATCCTGTGCGAGCCCCTGCCCTACGCGCAGTTCGGTCGCCTTCTCGCCCGCGCCCACTGTGTCGTGACGGACTCGGGCGGAGTGCAGGAGGAAGCGCCCGCGCTGGGCGTGCCCGCCCTGGTCGTGCGAGACACGACAGAACGCGGGGAGGGCGTCGAAGCCGGGGTCGCGCGGCTCATCGGCACCCGCAGAGAGGTGGTCGCTGCGGAACTGGCGACCCTGCTCGACGACCCCGCCGCACACGCGCGCATGTCCCGCGCACGAGAGCTCTACGGCGACGGGCGGGCCGCTCCGCGGGCGGCCGATGCGATCGAGAGCCTGCTCAGTGTGGCGCGCGCGGATGTCCTGGCGGGCTGA
- a CDS encoding BglG family transcription antiterminator yields MTTKARQDRLLALLLRDGEWSTAASLADALGVTPRSVRSYVTAINARVGDGTAVESGPLGYRAGSEAAVALRASGGADAGTPRDRLHTLVRRLLDSADGIDVFETADALHVSAATLEADLSRVRGLLGGTELTLERSASLARLRGTEVAQRRLLSKLAHDEMDAGHFDLDALRRTLGERSVGARAFGPFKAELVAELGALGYFVNEIGIGDVVMHIAIAADRTTRDRALGSTGADVSDATAAVAELLDRLTLKHIGVQLGQGDLRHLATLVLTRIVAPGAPAADDVRARLSPEVEAAVRAVVEAAASQFLVDIVHEDFILRLALHVQNLLHRSREQAWSRNPLTRSLKSTYPMIFEVAVYIATGLQDSLGIPILDDEIAYVAMHVGGRLERSRRADQLLTATIVCPGYYELHELLRSSVDRSLGQAIEVVGVETRIDPVWEGIDTDLVLTTIDPPRTGDRFVRIQPFLTDADVERVQAAAGRVRRGRRLARLRAELERYFSPDAFVRGLDGAEGEAGVIRDLGALLTHQGVIDDDYVTRAVEREAISSTAFTDALAVPHAMGMTATQTRIAIGIADPSIAWGEGRVQVVALVAFSETDREAFQTVFEQFVEVFSERDSVQRIVRRGTDFAAFLDELVAVIDG; encoded by the coding sequence GTGACGACGAAAGCTCGCCAAGACCGCCTGCTGGCCCTGTTGCTGCGCGACGGGGAGTGGTCGACGGCCGCATCCCTGGCGGACGCACTCGGGGTGACCCCGCGGAGCGTCCGCTCCTACGTGACGGCGATCAACGCGCGCGTGGGCGACGGCACGGCGGTCGAGTCCGGACCGCTGGGCTACCGCGCCGGAAGCGAAGCCGCCGTGGCACTGCGCGCGAGCGGGGGAGCGGATGCCGGGACCCCGCGCGATCGCCTCCACACCCTCGTGCGGCGCCTCCTGGATTCGGCCGACGGCATCGACGTCTTCGAGACCGCCGACGCGCTGCACGTCAGCGCGGCCACGCTCGAGGCGGATCTCTCGCGCGTGCGGGGGCTCCTCGGCGGAACGGAACTGACCCTCGAGCGCTCGGCATCCCTCGCCCGCCTCCGCGGGACCGAGGTCGCGCAACGGCGGCTGCTGTCCAAGCTCGCGCACGACGAGATGGATGCCGGGCACTTCGACCTCGACGCGCTGCGGCGCACGCTCGGCGAGAGGTCGGTCGGTGCCCGCGCGTTCGGTCCGTTCAAGGCCGAGCTGGTCGCCGAACTCGGCGCTCTCGGCTACTTCGTCAACGAGATCGGCATCGGCGACGTGGTGATGCACATCGCGATCGCGGCCGACCGCACCACCCGGGACCGCGCTCTCGGATCCACCGGGGCGGACGTGTCGGATGCCACGGCGGCGGTCGCGGAGCTGCTGGACCGCCTCACGCTCAAGCACATCGGGGTCCAGCTCGGGCAGGGCGACCTCCGTCATCTCGCGACCCTGGTGCTCACGCGGATCGTCGCGCCCGGCGCCCCCGCGGCCGACGACGTGCGCGCCCGCCTGTCGCCCGAGGTCGAGGCGGCCGTGCGCGCGGTCGTGGAGGCGGCGGCATCCCAGTTCCTCGTCGACATCGTGCACGAGGACTTCATCCTGCGGCTCGCGCTGCACGTGCAGAACCTCCTGCACCGCTCGCGCGAGCAGGCGTGGTCGCGGAACCCCCTGACCCGCTCGCTGAAGTCGACGTATCCGATGATCTTCGAGGTCGCGGTGTACATCGCGACGGGGTTGCAGGATTCGCTCGGCATCCCGATCCTCGACGACGAGATCGCTTACGTCGCGATGCACGTCGGCGGGCGTCTCGAGCGCAGCCGCCGGGCGGATCAGCTCCTCACCGCGACCATCGTCTGCCCCGGGTACTACGAGCTCCACGAGCTGCTGCGTTCGAGTGTCGACCGCTCGCTCGGTCAGGCGATCGAGGTCGTCGGCGTCGAGACCCGCATCGACCCCGTGTGGGAGGGCATCGACACCGACCTGGTGCTGACGACCATCGACCCGCCGCGCACGGGCGACCGGTTCGTCCGCATCCAGCCGTTCCTCACCGACGCCGATGTCGAGCGCGTGCAGGCCGCGGCGGGGCGCGTGCGGCGCGGGAGGCGGCTCGCCCGGCTGCGCGCCGAGCTCGAGCGCTACTTCTCTCCGGACGCCTTCGTGCGCGGCCTCGACGGGGCCGAGGGTGAGGCGGGTGTCATCCGCGACCTCGGCGCGCTGCTGACGCACCAGGGCGTCATCGACGACGACTACGTCACCCGGGCCGTCGAGCGCGAGGCCATCTCGTCGACGGCGTTCACCGACGCGCTCGCCGTGCCCCACGCGATGGGGATGACGGCCACGCAGACGCGGATCGCGATCGGCATCGCCGACCCCTCGATCGCGTGGGGCGAGGGCCGCGTGCAGGTGGTGGCGCTCGTGGCGTTCAGCGAGACCGACCGCGAGGCGTTCCAGACGGTGTTCGAGCAGTTCGTCGAGGTGTTCAGCGAGCGCGACAGCGTGCAGCGCATAGTCCGTCGCGGCACGGATTTCGCGGCGTTCCTGGACGAGCTGGTCGCGGTGATCGACGGCTGA
- a CDS encoding PTS sugar transporter subunit IIB, giving the protein MRILVVCGAGASSTFVAQRVRRAAHERGLDYSASAGTIRSLPIDLDSCDVVLVGPHLETDLDGIERDAATRGVRVVLLPADVFTDLDGSRTLALVQGALVQGALGARPLPTLEKE; this is encoded by the coding sequence ATGAGGATCCTGGTGGTCTGTGGTGCGGGTGCGTCCAGCACATTCGTCGCGCAACGGGTACGTCGCGCGGCCCATGAGCGCGGCCTCGACTACTCCGCCTCCGCCGGAACGATCCGTTCCCTCCCGATCGACCTCGACTCGTGCGACGTCGTCCTCGTCGGTCCCCATCTCGAGACCGATCTCGACGGAATCGAACGGGATGCCGCGACCCGCGGCGTTCGGGTGGTCCTGCTCCCCGCTGACGTCTTCACCGACCTCGACGGCAGCCGCACCCTCGCTCTCGTCCAGGGAGCGCTCGTCCAGGGGGCGCTGGGCGCCCGTCCGCTTCCGACCCTCGAGAAGGAATGA
- a CDS encoding HPr family phosphocarrier protein, with protein MPRLTRTVRIGSSHGLHARPAKLFAQAAKESGIPVTIAKDAGSPVNAASILGIIALGLEYGDYVTLTADGDTAEATIDRLSELLTTDHDAA; from the coding sequence ATGCCTCGTCTCACCCGGACGGTCCGCATCGGATCGTCGCACGGCCTCCACGCACGCCCCGCGAAGCTCTTCGCGCAGGCCGCGAAGGAGTCCGGCATCCCGGTGACCATCGCCAAGGACGCGGGGTCGCCGGTCAATGCCGCGAGCATCCTCGGCATCATCGCGCTGGGACTCGAGTACGGGGACTACGTCACCCTCACCGCCGATGGCGACACCGCTGAGGCGACCATCGATCGCCTCAGCGAACTGCTGACCACCGACCACGACGCCGCGTAA
- the ptsP gene encoding phosphoenolpyruvate--protein phosphotransferase: MTELRGVGIGLGVAQGPIARMAEPLPAPKDAKSERSVEDETARVREAIGAVARELEARGAQAGGAARDVLEAQAMIAEDPTLEAEVDSRLAAGKTGEFAVHDAFASFREQLVALGGYLGERAADLDDVAQRVIARLRGVAAPGIPDPGHPFVLVAKDLAPADTALLDLEKVLALVTTEGGPTSHTAILAREKSIVAVVGAAGAKDLVDGQSVIVDAAAGVVTVDPTDDEKARALTRAASRAAAASAPITDGALADGTKVPLLANLGKPGGAAEAVELGAEGVGLFRTEFLFLSSSSAPTVEEQRAAYIELLSAFPGKKVVVRVLDAGADKPLPFLNDAHEENPALGLRGLRALRASEDILREQLTALAEADAETRKSEAGPADLWVMAPMVSTVEETRYFTDIAKDYGLKTTGVMVEVPSSALLADRILQIADFASIGTNDLTQYTLAADRLLGSVASFQDPWHPAVLRLIREVGAAGQAHGKPVGICGEAAADPLLAVVLVGLGATTLSMAPTALADVRATLLSHTLDDARRIAEAALSADDAASAREAAQAASSTREAVSPAS, translated from the coding sequence ATGACGGAACTCCGTGGAGTCGGAATCGGACTGGGCGTCGCCCAGGGACCCATCGCGCGCATGGCGGAGCCGCTGCCGGCGCCGAAGGACGCGAAGAGCGAGCGGAGCGTCGAGGACGAGACGGCGCGCGTCCGCGAAGCCATCGGCGCCGTCGCCCGCGAGCTCGAGGCGCGCGGAGCCCAGGCCGGCGGCGCCGCCCGCGATGTGCTCGAGGCGCAGGCGATGATCGCCGAAGACCCGACCCTCGAAGCCGAGGTCGACAGCCGTCTCGCGGCCGGCAAGACCGGCGAGTTCGCCGTCCACGACGCGTTCGCCTCGTTCCGCGAGCAGCTGGTCGCCCTGGGCGGCTACCTCGGCGAGCGCGCGGCCGACCTCGACGACGTCGCCCAGCGGGTCATCGCGCGTCTGCGCGGCGTCGCGGCCCCCGGCATCCCCGATCCCGGTCACCCCTTCGTGCTCGTCGCGAAGGACCTGGCTCCCGCCGACACGGCGCTGCTCGACCTCGAGAAGGTCCTCGCCCTGGTCACCACCGAGGGCGGCCCGACCTCGCACACGGCGATCCTCGCGCGCGAGAAGTCGATCGTCGCGGTCGTCGGCGCGGCCGGCGCGAAGGACCTCGTCGACGGACAGTCGGTGATCGTGGATGCCGCCGCCGGCGTCGTGACCGTCGACCCGACCGACGACGAGAAGGCGCGCGCGCTCACCCGTGCCGCCTCGCGCGCCGCCGCGGCATCCGCTCCCATCACCGACGGCGCCCTCGCCGACGGGACGAAGGTGCCGCTGCTCGCGAACCTCGGAAAGCCCGGCGGCGCCGCCGAGGCCGTCGAGCTGGGCGCCGAGGGCGTGGGCCTGTTCCGCACCGAGTTCCTTTTCCTGAGCTCCAGCTCCGCCCCCACCGTCGAAGAGCAGCGCGCGGCCTACATCGAGCTGCTCAGCGCGTTCCCCGGCAAGAAGGTCGTCGTGCGCGTGCTGGACGCTGGCGCCGACAAGCCGCTCCCCTTCCTCAACGACGCGCACGAGGAGAACCCCGCCCTGGGCCTGCGCGGCCTGCGGGCGCTCCGCGCGAGCGAGGACATCCTCCGGGAGCAGCTGACGGCCCTGGCGGAGGCGGATGCCGAGACGCGGAAGTCCGAGGCCGGTCCGGCCGACCTGTGGGTCATGGCCCCCATGGTCTCGACCGTGGAGGAGACGCGATACTTCACCGACATCGCGAAGGACTACGGGCTGAAGACCACCGGCGTGATGGTCGAGGTGCCCTCCTCCGCGCTCCTGGCCGACCGCATCCTGCAGATCGCGGACTTCGCCTCGATCGGCACGAACGACCTGACCCAGTACACGCTCGCCGCCGACCGGCTGCTCGGTTCGGTCGCCTCGTTCCAGGACCCGTGGCATCCGGCCGTCCTCCGCCTCATCCGCGAGGTCGGAGCGGCGGGCCAGGCCCACGGCAAGCCCGTGGGCATCTGCGGCGAAGCGGCGGCCGACCCGCTGCTCGCGGTCGTCCTCGTCGGTCTCGGGGCCACCACGCTGTCGATGGCCCCCACGGCCCTCGCCGACGTGCGCGCGACCCTCCTCAGCCACACCCTCGACGATGCACGTCGCATCGCCGAGGCCGCCCTGTCCGCCGACGACGCGGCATCCGCCCGCGAAGCAGCCCAGGCCGCTTCCTCGACCCGAGAGGCCGTCTCCCCGGCCTCCTGA
- a CDS encoding PTS mannitol transporter subunit IICB, with translation MTTTSPAKKPGGARIAVQRFGTFLSGMIMPNIAAFIAWGFITMLFIPAGFFGANSPFGPAWHWSPVADIIGGGGDAAAIGWPGAMTALTEGDNGTYQGYVGLVSVMITYLLPLLIANTGGRIVYGARGGVVGTIAVMGVIVGTNIPMFLGAMIMGPLAAWITKQMDKLWDGKIRPGFEMLVNNFSAGILGMILAIVGFFAFGPVFLGVSAFLGGIVGFLVQFNLLPVLSIIVEPAKVLFLNNAINHGVFTPLGIEQAAESGKSILFLIEANPGPGLGLLLAFTFFGIGAAKASAPGAIIIQFFGGIHEIYFPYALAKPMTILALIAGGASGVAVNMIFGGGLAFPAAPGSIIAVTAAAAGGGVANVLVVYLSVIVAAVVTFLVAGIILRASRKRDQEAESDSFAAAIDQTAANKGKESATLGALRTRAAGTTGSGTTDAAESDIDGALGGLEGGVATKQLNTIVFACDAGMGSSAMGASVLRNKIKKAGIEGVTVTNQAIANLDGSADLIITQNQLTDRAKAQSPDALHVSVDNFMNSPKYDEVVEMVRTQHEAK, from the coding sequence ATGACGACGACGTCACCCGCAAAGAAGCCGGGAGGGGCTCGGATCGCCGTACAGCGATTCGGCACGTTCCTCTCCGGCATGATCATGCCGAACATCGCGGCATTCATCGCATGGGGTTTCATCACCATGCTCTTCATCCCCGCCGGGTTCTTCGGCGCGAACAGCCCCTTCGGTCCGGCCTGGCACTGGTCGCCCGTGGCCGACATCATCGGCGGCGGCGGCGACGCGGCGGCCATCGGATGGCCGGGCGCCATGACCGCCCTCACCGAGGGCGACAACGGCACCTACCAGGGCTACGTCGGCCTGGTGAGCGTCATGATCACGTACCTGCTGCCGCTGCTCATCGCCAACACCGGCGGACGCATCGTCTACGGGGCGCGCGGTGGCGTCGTCGGCACGATCGCCGTCATGGGCGTCATCGTGGGCACGAACATCCCGATGTTCCTCGGCGCCATGATCATGGGCCCGCTCGCGGCCTGGATCACCAAGCAGATGGACAAGCTCTGGGACGGCAAGATCCGCCCCGGCTTCGAGATGCTCGTGAACAACTTCTCGGCCGGCATCCTCGGCATGATCCTCGCGATCGTCGGCTTCTTCGCCTTCGGTCCGGTCTTCCTCGGCGTCAGCGCGTTCCTCGGTGGAATCGTCGGGTTCCTGGTGCAGTTCAATCTGCTCCCGGTGCTGTCGATCATCGTCGAGCCCGCCAAGGTGCTGTTCCTCAACAACGCCATCAACCACGGCGTCTTCACCCCGCTCGGCATCGAGCAGGCGGCCGAGTCCGGTAAGTCGATCCTGTTCCTCATCGAGGCGAACCCCGGCCCCGGCCTGGGTCTGCTGCTCGCCTTCACCTTCTTCGGCATCGGTGCGGCGAAGGCCTCGGCCCCGGGCGCGATCATCATCCAGTTCTTCGGTGGCATCCACGAGATCTACTTCCCGTACGCCCTCGCCAAGCCCATGACGATCCTGGCGCTCATCGCCGGTGGCGCCTCGGGCGTGGCCGTGAACATGATCTTCGGCGGCGGCCTCGCGTTCCCGGCCGCCCCCGGCAGCATCATCGCCGTGACGGCCGCAGCCGCCGGCGGTGGCGTCGCCAACGTGCTGGTGGTCTACCTCTCGGTGATCGTCGCCGCGGTCGTGACCTTCCTCGTCGCGGGCATCATCCTCCGCGCCTCGCGCAAGCGCGACCAGGAGGCCGAGAGCGACAGCTTCGCCGCCGCGATCGACCAGACCGCCGCGAACAAGGGCAAGGAGTCGGCGACCCTGGGCGCCCTCCGCACCCGTGCGGCCGGCACCACCGGCTCGGGCACCACGGACGCCGCCGAGAGCGACATCGACGGGGCGCTCGGCGGGCTCGAGGGCGGGGTCGCGACCAAGCAGCTGAACACCATCGTGTTCGCCTGCGACGCCGGCATGGGCTCCTCGGCGATGGGCGCGAGCGTCCTGCGCAACAAGATCAAGAAGGCCGGCATCGAGGGGGTCACGGTCACCAACCAGGCCATCGCGAACCTCGACGGCTCGGCCGACCTGATCATCACGCAGAACCAGCTGACCGACCGCGCGAAGGCGCAGTCGCCCGACGCGCTTCACGTGTCGGTGGACAACTTCATGAACTCGCCGAAGTACGACGAGGTCGTGGAGATGGTCCGCACCCAGCACGAAGCGAAGTAA
- a CDS encoding PTS sugar transporter subunit IIA, translating to MSNVLRIESVRIHPGSATREEAMKEAADLLQAAGSVTPDYFAAMQAREETVSTYMGNELAIPHGTNETKQAILASGLSVVRYDGGVDWGGEPVSFVVGIAGKGDEHLEILSQIAILFSEEDDVARLKAASSPEELFEALSGSVNA from the coding sequence ATGTCGAACGTCCTCCGCATCGAATCCGTCCGCATCCACCCCGGAAGCGCCACCCGCGAGGAGGCGATGAAAGAGGCGGCCGACCTGCTCCAGGCCGCGGGATCCGTCACCCCCGACTACTTCGCCGCCATGCAGGCGCGCGAAGAGACCGTGTCGACGTACATGGGCAACGAGCTCGCCATCCCCCACGGCACCAACGAGACCAAGCAGGCGATCCTCGCCTCCGGCCTGTCGGTCGTCCGCTACGACGGCGGCGTCGACTGGGGCGGGGAGCCCGTGTCGTTCGTCGTCGGCATCGCCGGCAAGGGCGACGAGCACCTCGAGATCCTGTCGCAGATCGCCATCCTCTTCTCCGAGGAGGACGACGTCGCGCGTCTGAAGGCCGCCTCCTCCCCCGAGGAGCTGTTCGAGGCCCTCTCGGGTTCCGTCAACGCATGA